CTTGAAGAACTCCTTCCGCCGCTCAGGGTCGCGGAAGTGCTCGATGAGGTTGTCGACGTCTTTGTCGTTGAATTCGAACGGAGCGCGGGTTTTCCAACCCGCGTCTTGCCCGGACAGGCGGACTGGAAAGTCCGCCCTCCCGTAAAATGCCTCCATCTTGTTTTTGAAAAGAACCTTCAGCAGCTTCAGGTCCTTGACGATGGCGTTGATCTCTTTGCTATCGAAGGCGAGGGCTTTTTCGAGCTTGTCGAAGATGCCGACACTGCCAAGCGCGGAGCGCGATCCCAAATCCGAAGGCACTCCGCAGGTCGCGAGCGCAGCGAGGGACAAAATCGAGGACGAAGCCGTGGGGCTTCACCATCTCCCGCGCCTCGTTCTCGTAGGGCCGGTTCACCCGGGCGATCGCCTGCCGCAGAGTGTGGTCGCGCATCGGCGTAGCGCGGGTTGAATTCCCGCACCTTGGCGTCGAGCAGGTCATCGAAGAAGAGCGAACCTCCTTTCCCCATTCGCTCTTCACTAATCACTATTCCCACCCCGCGCCGCTGCTCGGCTTCCTCTCTTGAGACAAAAGACCACCCAATCTCTTGCGCGTAGGCAAGGATACGAGCTTGAACGGTTTTGTGTTCTCCGGGTTTCATGACTTCTGCTTGGATTTCCACTGGGCAAACTCATCCGGACGAAGCCGATAACGAGCAATGTTACCCTCGTGCAGGCTTAGCAGCTCGACTTCAAGCGTTTCAATGAATTTTGCACGGTCTTCCTCCGGAATCCCTGTGGCAGCATGCTGGCTGATCCATTTTTCAGCCTTGTTTACAGGGTGCGCTGACTGCACCACCTCACGCACGAAGCGCCCGAGTTGGCTGCGATACTTGAGACGAAAAGGGTCCGGATCGCCGAGGGATTGGCGGACCGCGTTGTAGCGCTGGGCTGAACGGGTGTAGGCCCATACAAAGACATCACGCAAATATTCGACGCGCTGGAGTTCATAGACGCCGATCAGGGCATTCACGTAGTCATCCGCCTCCACATCGACAAAGGATAGCGGGCAGAAGTTCTGGCGGATCATCGGGATGTTCGCCGCCAGCCGGGATACACGTTTGTTGACGTCTTCAAAGGCCTGCAAGTAAGGCAACTGCACCATCACAAAAAACGCCGATTCGAAGGGGTCCTCAATGACGCTGGCCTTGGTCAGAATGAGAAGAAAATGTTCTTCGATCTGCTGCGGGACTTCCAGCGGATGAAACACCGTCCCCGAGATTCCCACAGGACGGGATCGCAGACGCCCGCAGGCCGCCGGGTCAAGCAACAGGTTGTCGGAGAGCAGGGCATGCAGGTTGCAAACGGTGTAGCGGTTGAAGCCGATCTCCTCGGTCGGGTCTGCCAGCATCTCGATGGCGGCTTTGTGATTGAGAATCATCTGGGCTTCCTGGGTGGCTTTGCCGTCCGCCGATTCACCGAGTTCGAGCAGGCGCTGGGTTTCCAGTAAGGAATAGGTGTTGCCCTCCAGCCGACTTGAGTTCCAGGCAAGATCGATGAGCAGACGATCCAGGATTTGGCGTAGGTAGGTTCCCGCCGGTAAATCCGTAATCCCCACCTGCCCCAATTCG
The Akkermansiaceae bacterium DNA segment above includes these coding regions:
- a CDS encoding Fic family protein is translated as MPKQIPSEELDAIAQVVAGHPDGVGVEGIREGLSFGLPPRTLQRRMTRLEEDGRIRITGTGKGTRYYPTEGGAAASPGKRNVAAAAIGSTTDRDWLSAAAVGIRAQVTRPLRQRRPVGYDPSFLTSYQPNTTFYLPLATRRRLAELGQVGITDLPAGTYLRQILDRLLIDLAWNSSRLEGNTYSLLETQRLLELGESADGKATQEAQMILNHKAAIEMLADPTEEIGFNRYTVCNLHALLSDNLLLDPAACGRLRSRPVGISGTVFHPLEVPQQIEEHFLLILTKASVIEDPFESAFFVMVQLPYLQAFEDVNKRVSRLAANIPMIRQNFCPLSFVDVEADDYVNALIGVYELQRVEYLRDVFVWAYTRSAQRYNAVRQSLGDPDPFRLKYRSQLGRFVREVVQSAHPVNKAEKWISQHAATGIPEEDRAKFIETLEVELLSLHEGNIARYRLRPDEFAQWKSKQKS